The following are encoded together in the Nymphaea colorata isolate Beijing-Zhang1983 chromosome 14, ASM883128v2, whole genome shotgun sequence genome:
- the LOC116267448 gene encoding probable BOI-related E3 ubiquitin-protein ligase 3, translated as MFCENAGNWNLSFGIPISLADALQNFPAATANVYPFTDSDFVPPLSTAVISGPQSSLTGTTNNHLTSYSRKRGRECSYSYPPACRIPATPNLVTGEVLSFLGEDVAPQIRQQQQELDRFIALQIENVKLELEEKRKKHSRRLMAVLGEAIAKKLQQKEAEIESMGKINCALEEKVRALCVENQIWQNLARSTEATANALKGNLEQALARVSEGRGDSEEDAGAAESCCCDGAEGGKRRKEAGREEEGESRREKGCWSACRRCGEGAPTVLLLPCRHLCLCGACSPAVDACPICKCTKSATVQVYLS; from the exons ATGTTTTGTGAGAACGCCGGCAACTGGAACCTGAGTTTTGGGATCCCAATCTCCCTGGCAGATGCGCTGCAGAACTTCCCCGCCGCAACCGCCAACGTTTACCCGTTCACTGATTCCG ATTTCGTTCCCCCGTTGAGCACGGCCGTCATCAGCGGGCCGCAGAGTAGCCTCACCGGCACCACCAACAACCACCTCACGAGTTATTCGAGGAAGCGCGGCAGAGAGTGCTCGTACTCATACCCTCCCGCCTGCCGGATTCCGGCGACGCCCAACTTGGTGACCGGAGAAGTACTCTCCTTCTTGGGCGAGGATGTCGCCCCGCAGATtcggcagcagcagcaagagctCGACCGATTCATTGCGCTTCAG ATCGAGAATGTGAAGCTAGAACTCGAAGAGAAGCGGAAGAAGCACTCGAGGCGGCTGATGGCGGTGTTGGGGGAAGCCATAGCGAAGAAGCTGCAGCAGAAGGAGGCGGAGATAGAAAGCATGGGGAAGATCAACTGCGCGCTGGAGGAGAAGGTGAGGGCGCTGTGCGTCGAGAACCAGATATGGCAGAACCTGGCGAGGAGCACGGAGGCGACGGCGAACGCCCTGAAGGGCAACCTGGAGCAGGCGCTGGCGCGGGTCAGCGAGGGGCGGGGCGACAGCGAGGAGGACGCCGGGGCCGCGGAGTCGTGCTGCTGCGACGGCGCCGAAGGGGGGAAGAGGCGGAAGGAGGCCGGGcgggaagaggaaggagagagtCGGAGGGAGAAGGGATGCTGGTCGGCGTGCAGGCGGTGCGGGGAGGGGGCGCCGACGGTGCTGCTGCTGCCGTGCCGGCACCTCTGCCTCTGCGGCGCCTGCTCCCCGGCGGTCGACGCGTGCCCTATCTGTAAATGCACCAAGAGCGCCACTGTACAGGTCTACTTGTCATGA